In Neisseria brasiliensis, the following proteins share a genomic window:
- the gshA gene encoding glutamate--cysteine ligase, translating into MNIETLPLSGGNIGIERESLRTTADGHLAGTRHPEALGNVYTHPNITIDYGEALLELVTDPHQSPKAVYQQLLELHQFSAQNIGEERMWAASMPCRLPDNPEHIEIGYFGQSNGAKLKRLYRVGLSYRYGRTMQMIAGVHFNYSPPESLWAALAKQEGVEPTDDWRNECYMGMIRNIQHHGWLICHLFGTAPACDQSFQPAQNVLDRLHEQSFSWKNATTLRMSQLGYQNKVDFSVSFNHLNEYVRDLGAAVLTPAPVYEYLGLRGPAGLYRQISTNILQIANEYYSGARPKQVMKKGELPISALSARGIAYVELRLLDNNPYDPAGISLEQIHFLESFMLWCLLKDSPAFTTADYNEANHNRLRTACSGLSEGFSLFKNGRSISAQDWANEILHEILPIAERLDQGSDNSGYREAVQSQIRANSGETLRLPQRVQAEMAEQEFLPWAMALTAQHSETLKQPLPQDVQAKLEAQSQQSLQEFAEIEAKAADEIPFDDYLANYFNPLHECLAKLTV; encoded by the coding sequence ATGAACATCGAGACCCTTCCACTGTCCGGCGGCAACATCGGCATCGAGCGCGAGAGCCTGCGCACCACCGCCGACGGCCACCTTGCCGGAACACGCCACCCAGAAGCCTTGGGCAATGTCTATACCCATCCGAACATCACCATCGATTATGGCGAAGCATTGTTGGAACTGGTCACCGATCCGCATCAATCCCCGAAAGCCGTGTATCAGCAGCTTTTGGAATTGCACCAATTCAGCGCGCAAAACATCGGCGAAGAACGCATGTGGGCAGCCAGCATGCCTTGCCGTCTGCCCGACAATCCCGAACACATTGAAATTGGCTACTTCGGCCAGAGCAATGGCGCCAAATTGAAGCGCCTGTATCGCGTTGGTCTGTCTTACCGCTACGGCCGCACCATGCAAATGATTGCCGGTGTACATTTCAACTATTCGCCACCTGAAAGCCTGTGGGCAGCCTTGGCCAAACAAGAAGGCGTGGAACCTACTGATGATTGGCGCAACGAGTGCTACATGGGCATGATTCGCAACATTCAGCACCACGGCTGGCTGATTTGCCACCTGTTCGGCACCGCCCCTGCCTGCGACCAAAGCTTCCAACCGGCGCAAAATGTGCTTGACCGCCTGCACGAGCAAAGCTTTAGCTGGAAAAACGCCACCACCCTGCGCATGAGCCAACTCGGCTACCAAAACAAAGTCGATTTCAGCGTCAGCTTCAATCATCTGAACGAATACGTTCGCGATTTGGGTGCGGCGGTATTAACCCCAGCGCCGGTGTATGAATACTTGGGCTTGCGCGGCCCGGCCGGACTGTACCGCCAAATCAGCACCAATATTCTGCAAATCGCCAACGAATATTACAGTGGCGCACGTCCGAAACAAGTGATGAAAAAAGGCGAGTTGCCCATCAGCGCCTTGAGCGCGCGCGGCATCGCCTATGTTGAATTGCGCCTGCTCGACAACAATCCGTATGACCCTGCCGGCATCAGCTTGGAGCAAATTCATTTCTTGGAAAGCTTTATGCTGTGGTGTTTGCTGAAAGACTCGCCTGCATTTACCACCGCCGATTACAACGAAGCCAACCACAACCGCTTGCGCACCGCCTGCTCAGGCTTGAGCGAAGGATTCAGCCTGTTTAAAAACGGCCGCAGCATTTCCGCGCAAGATTGGGCAAATGAAATCCTGCATGAAATTCTGCCGATTGCCGAACGCCTTGACCAAGGTTCGGACAACAGCGGCTACCGCGAAGCCGTGCAAAGCCAAATTCGTGCCAACAGCGGCGAAACCCTGCGCCTGCCACAGCGAGTGCAAGCTGAAATGGCCGAACAAGAGTTCCTGCCATGGGCAATGGCCTTAACCGCGCAACATTCAGAAACCTTAAAGCAACCGCTACCGCAAGACGTGCAAGCCAAACTGGAAGCACAAAGCCAACAATCCTTGCAGGAATTTGCCGAAATCGAAGCTAAAGCCGCCGATGAAATCCCGTTTGACGACTATTTGGCCAACTATTTCAATCCGCTGCATGAATGCTTGGCAAAATTAACGGTTTAA
- a CDS encoding HpcH/HpaI aldolase/citrate lyase family protein — MLNRPIPKVFLFVPATRPERIAKAFASGADEVIVDWEDTVSPEDKATARANIAEYCHQAGQPAVWVRINNSRSAFYADDVAALKTMPEIKGILLSKTVHADEISSLHHATGKPVIADIESAQGMADIGKLARSDGLFALTYGCLDLANNLGVSYGTTAAQTVFDRLRTDMLLHSRINNLHPPIETTFPDFNDHEANRQNAEYWHDMGFGGVLCIHPKQVAAVKEALRPSEDLLAFARKVVAEAEHSGQAVFQVDGQMIDAPVIERAKWVLRQS, encoded by the coding sequence ATGCTAAACCGCCCCATTCCGAAAGTATTCCTATTCGTTCCCGCCACTCGCCCTGAGCGGATTGCCAAGGCATTTGCCAGCGGTGCGGACGAAGTGATTGTCGATTGGGAAGACACCGTCTCGCCGGAAGACAAAGCCACCGCCCGCGCCAACATCGCCGAATACTGCCACCAAGCTGGTCAGCCTGCAGTATGGGTCAGAATCAACAATTCGCGCAGCGCGTTTTATGCAGACGATGTGGCAGCGCTCAAGACTATGCCTGAAATCAAGGGGATACTGCTTTCCAAAACCGTTCACGCCGATGAAATTTCTTCGCTGCATCACGCCACGGGTAAGCCGGTGATTGCTGATATTGAATCGGCACAAGGCATGGCCGACATCGGGAAATTAGCGCGTTCAGACGGCCTGTTTGCGCTGACCTACGGCTGTTTGGATTTAGCGAATAATTTAGGCGTGAGCTACGGCACGACCGCCGCGCAAACGGTGTTCGACCGCCTGCGTACCGATATGCTGCTGCACAGCCGCATCAACAATCTGCATCCGCCCATCGAAACCACCTTCCCCGATTTCAACGACCACGAAGCCAACCGCCAAAACGCGGAATACTGGCACGATATGGGTTTCGGCGGTGTTTTGTGTATCCACCCGAAACAAGTCGCTGCGGTGAAAGAAGCTTTAAGGCCGTCTGAAGATTTGTTGGCCTTTGCCAGAAAAGTCGTTGCCGAAGCGGAACACAGCGGCCAAGCCGTTTTCCAAGTAGATGGGCAAATGATTGATGCGCCGGTGATTGAACGGGCAAAATGGGTTTTGCGACAAAGCTAA